From a single Planococcus shenhongbingii genomic region:
- a CDS encoding sensor domain-containing diguanylate cyclase: MVAPFTVEQLNLLYGHSEDLVFFLRKTGDTFIYEYINDRCEKNFRRNLVGLTIDEILPPDLAAEIKKQYETAITKKTSHTYRDYNLFSLEKTAIENHLTPIYANGEIYVLTVSKNVSRQKKAEEDYLFYQSLIQNTIDPMLMITSDYTILDINPAYETAFGFSKEDWMGKSFDDLPIAIKKMFKEMKQRLDAYEIGQPIHSAVFTYQKSDGTNHEFSGIYTPIIENGKIRAFQIVMRELTKVAKLKEELEKTVNILESYKVALNYAASVAIWEPDGIIQFANENFKQITGYEIHELIGMDINEIGTSVSSVEQYEKIQQKILSGSIWRGELKSLKKTREGFWVDATLIPLIDVDGQIFQVLGILFDITDRKELEEQLRFMAYHDSLTKLPNRISIVQEFARMKKNVDAAEEWIAVLFIDGDDFKLINDQYGHDTGDEFLYQFGQAIQKSIRKKDRVARIGGDEFLIALTGIDPEQAEFQICQIVERIKNNLQKGWEIQDCHFAPTASMGIALYPRQATDFDQLVIYADNALYEAKRNGKNQVMFYTENPL; the protein is encoded by the coding sequence ATGGTGGCCCCTTTTACAGTAGAGCAATTAAACCTGTTATATGGACATTCAGAGGATCTTGTCTTTTTTCTAAGGAAAACAGGTGATACTTTTATCTATGAATATATCAACGACAGGTGCGAAAAAAATTTCCGGAGAAATCTGGTCGGCCTGACGATAGATGAAATTTTACCGCCAGACCTTGCGGCGGAAATCAAAAAGCAGTACGAAACAGCCATAACCAAGAAAACAAGCCACACTTACCGCGACTATAATTTATTCAGTTTAGAAAAAACAGCCATTGAAAATCACTTGACTCCGATTTATGCGAATGGAGAAATCTATGTATTGACGGTTTCCAAAAACGTGTCGCGCCAGAAAAAAGCAGAAGAAGATTATCTGTTCTATCAATCACTGATTCAAAATACGATTGACCCTATGCTGATGATTACGTCGGATTACACGATTCTTGATATAAATCCTGCTTATGAAACGGCATTTGGATTCAGCAAGGAAGACTGGATGGGCAAATCATTTGATGATTTGCCCATTGCCATCAAGAAAATGTTTAAAGAAATGAAACAGCGTCTCGATGCGTATGAAATTGGCCAGCCTATCCACTCAGCTGTTTTCACTTACCAAAAAAGCGATGGAACAAATCATGAGTTTTCCGGCATCTATACTCCAATTATAGAAAATGGCAAGATCCGGGCATTTCAAATTGTTATGAGGGAATTGACCAAAGTAGCGAAGCTGAAAGAAGAATTGGAAAAAACCGTAAATATTCTGGAAAGCTATAAAGTCGCGTTAAATTATGCAGCATCCGTTGCGATTTGGGAGCCAGATGGAATTATTCAATTTGCCAATGAGAATTTCAAGCAAATTACCGGTTATGAAATTCACGAGTTGATCGGGATGGATATCAATGAGATCGGCACATCAGTTTCATCGGTAGAGCAATATGAAAAAATACAGCAGAAAATCTTGAGCGGTTCAATCTGGCGCGGTGAATTGAAAAGCCTGAAAAAGACAAGGGAAGGTTTTTGGGTAGATGCCACTCTAATACCGTTGATTGATGTTGACGGCCAAATTTTCCAGGTTCTCGGCATATTGTTTGATATTACGGACCGGAAAGAACTTGAAGAGCAGCTCCGTTTTATGGCTTATCATGACAGCTTAACCAAATTGCCGAATAGAATTTCGATAGTACAAGAATTTGCCCGTATGAAAAAGAACGTTGACGCTGCTGAAGAATGGATAGCGGTGCTATTTATCGACGGCGATGATTTCAAGTTGATCAATGACCAGTATGGCCACGATACAGGCGATGAATTTCTTTATCAGTTTGGCCAAGCCATTCAGAAAAGTATCCGTAAAAAAGATAGGGTGGCACGAATAGGCGGCGATGAATTTTTGATTGCTTTAACCGGAATAGATCCGGAACAGGCAGAATTTCAAATCTGCCAAATTGTCGAACGCATAAAAAATAATTTGCAAAAGGGATGGGAAATACAAGATTGCCATTTCGCCCCGACTGCTTCGATGGGGATTGCGCTTTATCCAAGACAAGCGACGGATTTCGACCAGCTGGTCATTTATGCTGATAATGCTTTGTACGAGGCAAAAAGAAATGGCAAAAACCAGGTGATGTTTTATACGGAAAACCCGCTTTAG
- the dapF gene encoding diaminopimelate epimerase, with amino-acid sequence MEFSLYKVHGSMNTFYMLDGAERNDYEELTLKLASLDPQTDGLLVVLPSETANAKMRVINRDGSEASMCGNGLRCVARYVCERDGLEEGVIETMKASLHVKKEQTEQDGIAMYAVEISPVSFQLADLPMAYNGESEWLLKPLPFVSEEISYTAVAVPNPHLIGIVPAEYQTDPAHQQKWAEYFNGPNEYFSDGVNVSYVTKVEDGIFVKTFERGVGFTNACGTAMTASALVSCLAGLAPYGDVNVYNPGGMVKCSVAKEGDSFSLRLTGNATYLSTHRFEWQEDDAKSGFLSSEPLQEQALYEKFIERTSSVTEQFVK; translated from the coding sequence ATGGAATTTTCACTTTATAAAGTTCATGGTTCGATGAATACTTTTTATATGCTTGATGGTGCTGAACGCAATGATTACGAAGAACTGACGCTTAAGCTGGCATCACTCGACCCCCAAACAGACGGCTTGCTGGTTGTTCTGCCATCCGAAACGGCTAATGCCAAAATGCGGGTCATCAACCGCGATGGCTCTGAAGCTTCCATGTGCGGCAACGGGCTGCGCTGTGTCGCCCGCTATGTTTGCGAGCGGGATGGTTTGGAAGAAGGGGTAATTGAAACGATGAAAGCCTCACTCCATGTAAAAAAAGAACAGACTGAGCAGGACGGGATTGCGATGTACGCGGTTGAAATTTCGCCGGTTTCATTCCAGCTGGCAGATCTGCCAATGGCATATAACGGAGAATCTGAATGGCTGTTGAAGCCGCTGCCTTTTGTTTCCGAAGAGATTTCATATACAGCAGTGGCAGTGCCGAATCCTCATTTAATCGGCATTGTGCCGGCTGAATACCAGACCGATCCGGCGCATCAGCAAAAATGGGCGGAATATTTCAATGGGCCAAATGAGTATTTCTCAGACGGCGTCAATGTCAGCTATGTCACAAAAGTGGAAGACGGCATTTTTGTTAAAACTTTTGAACGCGGTGTCGGCTTCACGAATGCATGCGGCACGGCGATGACGGCTTCTGCTCTTGTCAGCTGCCTCGCGGGCCTTGCTCCATACGGGGACGTGAATGTCTATAATCCGGGCGGAATGGTCAAATGTTCCGTCGCAAAAGAAGGGGACAGTTTCAGCTTGCGATTGACCGGCAATGCGACGTATTTGTCGACTCACCGTTTTGAATGGCAGGAAGACGATGCGAAAAGCGGGTTCTTGTCGTCTGAACCCTTGCAGGAGCAGGCGCTTTACGAGAAATTCATAGAACGAACTTCATCGGTAACAGAACAATTTGTGAAATAG
- a CDS encoding undecaprenyldiphospho-muramoylpentapeptide beta-N-acetylglucosaminyltransferase — MNKRTILLTGGGTAGHVSLNQALIPELLKMNFNVEYIGSKDGIESELIKDGHPEVAYHPIASGKLRRYFSMKNFTDPFRVGTGFFQALNVIRKTKPAAIFSKGGFVSVPVAMAGRAMSVPVIIHESDVTPGLANKIAMPFADHIFTVFTETLKHLPKEKSTCTGSVIRSELMEGSAEIGKELCKFDNDFPVLLVMGGSQGSAVINEAIRTNLTALLVEYNVIHLCGKGNVDDSLKNVPNYCQFEYVTSELPHLLHMTDFVVSRAGSNSIFEFLALKKPMLLIPLSKQQSRGDQILNAQLFKQQGFAHVVEEEDLSPERFFEEMKKLHLHEELLVENMTLAEPPKTAYEMAKLVTSYTKKK, encoded by the coding sequence ATGAATAAAAGAACGATCTTATTAACCGGAGGAGGGACAGCGGGCCACGTATCGCTGAACCAGGCTTTGATTCCGGAATTGTTGAAAATGAATTTTAATGTAGAATACATCGGCTCAAAAGACGGCATTGAAAGTGAATTAATCAAAGATGGACATCCGGAAGTTGCATACCATCCAATAGCAAGCGGGAAATTGCGCCGTTATTTTTCAATGAAAAATTTCACGGATCCGTTCCGTGTCGGAACAGGCTTTTTCCAAGCGCTTAACGTCATCCGAAAAACCAAACCGGCGGCCATTTTTTCAAAAGGCGGTTTTGTTTCGGTGCCGGTCGCGATGGCAGGAAGAGCCATGTCAGTCCCTGTCATCATTCATGAATCAGATGTCACGCCTGGCTTGGCAAACAAAATCGCTATGCCGTTCGCCGATCATATCTTTACGGTATTCACAGAAACCTTAAAGCATTTGCCGAAAGAAAAATCGACGTGCACCGGCTCGGTAATCCGCAGCGAATTAATGGAAGGCTCTGCAGAAATTGGGAAAGAGCTTTGCAAATTTGACAATGACTTTCCGGTTTTATTGGTCATGGGCGGCAGCCAAGGCTCTGCAGTGATCAACGAAGCGATCCGCACAAATTTAACGGCGCTTCTGGTGGAATACAATGTCATCCATTTATGCGGAAAAGGCAATGTGGACGACAGCCTGAAAAACGTTCCGAATTATTGCCAATTTGAATACGTAACCAGCGAATTGCCGCATCTGCTGCATATGACGGACTTTGTGGTTTCACGTGCCGGTTCGAATTCGATTTTCGAATTTTTAGCACTTAAAAAACCGATGCTGCTGATTCCTTTATCCAAACAGCAAAGCCGCGGCGATCAGATTTTGAATGCCCAATTATTCAAGCAGCAAGGGTTTGCCCATGTGGTGGAAGAAGAAGATCTTAGCCCAGAACGCTTTTTTGAAGAAATGAAAAAGCTGCATCTGCATGAAGAGCTGCTTGTTGAAAACATGACGCTGGCAGAACCGCCGAAAACGGCTTATGAAATGGCTAAGTTGGTTACATCTTATACAAAGAAAAAATAA
- a CDS encoding MATE family efflux transporter → MFETKTKAEKFRMLIKIVFPILVTQVAMYLVTFFDIYMTARYSTEDLAGVSIGSSFWVPVYIGLAGILMSITPIVAQLMGAKKKEEVKDAVQQGIYLAVILALIVFIFFFFSIEPLLSLINLEPAVASVAKNYIFAMSFGLVPLFVYNALRCYIDALGSTRISMFISLLSAPINVFFNYLLIYGNFGFPELGGVGAGYGSAITYWLVMLIAVWIIHTRKPFKSFNIFRGWAKLSFIRLSEISLIGVPIGIAIFAETSIFSAVTLMMSTYGTITIAAHQIAINFTSLLYMLPLSISMGATILVGFEVGAKRFNDARQYSWISVAAAVGFSFVSAFILFSMRHQIAGLYTSDPAVIQLAVQFLIFAALFQLSDAVQAPVQGALRGYKDVNITFVMALISYWVIGLPVGYLLSTFTGFEAFGYWIGLIAGLTAGAITLSFRLNVIQKKIAAH, encoded by the coding sequence ATGTTTGAAACGAAGACAAAAGCGGAAAAATTTCGGATGCTGATTAAAATTGTTTTTCCAATCCTGGTTACGCAAGTGGCGATGTACTTAGTCACATTTTTTGATATTTATATGACTGCCCGGTACAGCACTGAAGATCTGGCGGGCGTTTCGATCGGTTCCTCTTTTTGGGTGCCAGTTTATATCGGACTAGCAGGAATCCTCATGTCCATCACTCCAATTGTAGCACAATTAATGGGCGCCAAGAAAAAAGAAGAGGTAAAAGATGCGGTCCAGCAGGGAATTTATCTGGCGGTCATTTTAGCATTAATCGTTTTCATCTTTTTCTTTTTTAGTATTGAGCCTCTTCTCAGCCTGATTAATTTAGAGCCGGCTGTTGCGTCAGTAGCGAAAAATTATATTTTCGCCATGAGTTTCGGGCTCGTCCCTTTATTTGTTTATAATGCGCTGCGCTGCTATATTGACGCGCTCGGCTCGACGCGCATTTCCATGTTCATCTCATTGCTGTCTGCTCCAATCAATGTATTCTTCAATTACCTGCTGATCTATGGCAACTTCGGTTTTCCGGAACTCGGAGGCGTCGGTGCCGGTTATGGCTCTGCCATTACCTATTGGCTCGTGATGTTGATCGCCGTCTGGATCATCCATACGCGAAAACCGTTTAAGTCATTCAATATTTTCCGGGGATGGGCTAAGCTGTCGTTTATCCGGCTCAGCGAAATCAGCCTGATTGGCGTCCCGATCGGCATTGCCATCTTTGCAGAAACCAGTATTTTTTCAGCTGTCACGCTGATGATGAGCACGTATGGCACAATTACGATTGCTGCGCACCAAATTGCCATCAATTTCACTTCACTGCTGTATATGCTGCCGCTCAGCATATCTATGGGAGCGACAATCCTGGTCGGTTTTGAAGTCGGGGCAAAACGATTCAATGATGCCAGGCAATACAGTTGGATCAGCGTTGCAGCCGCTGTCGGATTCAGCTTTGTTTCTGCATTTATCCTGTTTTCAATGCGCCATCAAATTGCGGGGTTGTATACATCAGACCCTGCAGTTATCCAGTTAGCTGTACAATTCCTGATTTTCGCCGCACTGTTCCAATTATCAGATGCCGTACAAGCTCCAGTGCAAGGAGCACTGCGCGGCTACAAGGATGTCAACATCACTTTTGTCATGGCGCTGATTTCGTATTGGGTGATCGGTTTGCCGGTCGGCTACCTTCTTTCAACTTTTACTGGCTTCGAAGCATTCGGTTATTGGATCGGCTTAATCGCCGGATTGACAGCTGGAGCCATTACGTTATCGTTCCGGCTTAATGTTATACAAAAAAAGATTGCAGCTCATTGA
- a CDS encoding CobW family GTP-binding protein — protein sequence MIDVYLFSGFLGSGKTTLLKHVIQQAKDAGLKPAVFMNELGEMNFDSDAVEDGVPLKELLDGCICCTGSEKSEAQLQTLMAEEDFDVLLIETTGAAHPVEALDAIFSPLFAERLTFKGIITVADSKRWLDRDKLSPQIRSLYLEQIRHADLILANKMDLLTEAEQAKVTFEVQGLNPAAQIIQTVQSKVPFSALQKISAAQTGAVEKAPVSKLNLNTKVFDFQQPVKREVFEEWLRSLPDSVFRIKGYVPLEGDKYPHAFQYAYGMAQWLPEYLKMRTQIVVIGENLEGIELP from the coding sequence ATGATTGACGTTTATTTATTTAGCGGGTTTTTAGGGAGCGGAAAAACCACATTATTAAAGCATGTGATTCAGCAAGCAAAAGATGCGGGACTCAAACCGGCAGTATTTATGAACGAACTGGGTGAAATGAATTTCGATTCGGATGCAGTAGAAGACGGTGTGCCGCTGAAAGAGCTTTTGGATGGCTGCATCTGCTGCACCGGGTCTGAAAAATCAGAAGCGCAATTGCAAACATTAATGGCAGAAGAAGACTTTGATGTGCTGTTGATTGAAACAACGGGTGCTGCCCATCCTGTCGAAGCATTAGACGCTATCTTTTCTCCGCTTTTTGCCGAGCGTTTAACGTTTAAGGGAATTATTACGGTCGCTGATAGCAAGCGCTGGCTCGACCGCGATAAACTGTCTCCTCAAATCCGCTCGTTGTATCTGGAGCAAATCCGGCATGCCGACTTGATATTAGCCAATAAAATGGATTTATTGACCGAAGCGGAACAGGCGAAAGTGACATTTGAAGTGCAGGGATTAAATCCGGCTGCGCAAATCATTCAAACGGTGCAGTCAAAAGTTCCTTTTTCGGCGCTGCAGAAAATTTCCGCCGCTCAAACAGGAGCCGTAGAAAAAGCGCCTGTATCAAAATTAAATCTGAATACAAAAGTTTTCGATTTTCAACAACCGGTAAAACGTGAAGTTTTCGAGGAGTGGCTGCGTTCACTGCCGGATTCAGTTTTCCGGATTAAAGGCTATGTGCCGCTTGAAGGAGACAAATACCCGCATGCCTTTCAATATGCATACGGCATGGCGCAATGGCTGCCGGAATACTTGAAGATGCGGACACAGATTGTCGTCATCGGAGAGAACCTCGAAGGAATTGAGCTGCCATGA
- a CDS encoding S41 family peptidase, protein MDEKRPGENHEQIPPVEEAPAHFIRMKTFYFIMLVFTLILCTAGLTIFALTFGDEKAVEVNSPERREFEKLYAAYDQVQQEYYEEVDTNVLINGAINGMVESLGDPYSDYMNEEEAAQFTQGISSSFQGIGAEIQERNGFINIVSPIKNSPAEKAGLKPGDKILKVDGESIQGFSATEAVMLIRGEKGTEVTLTIQRGEMAEPLEVKITRDEIPIETVYAEMIGDGVAHIQITSFSENTSDELLKAISDMEAKGMKAMVMDVRQNPGGLLTTALDISNLFIEEGKEMFEVQAKGEEPEIYMSSPSTKVKVPVTLLIDGGSASASEILAGAMSESADIKLVGEKTFGKGTVQTANDLADGSNLKFTTAKWLTPDGNWIHEKGIVPDVEVAYPEYASLPVLDSSLELKDGTISEQVKVAEQMLVALGYKVGKVDGVYEEDMTEAVEQFQEEQELEATGIVTGDTTFAIMKALSEKIDKEDPQLLAAKKLVMEEAGIKAETSEESSEEEPKE, encoded by the coding sequence ATGGATGAAAAGCGTCCAGGCGAAAATCACGAACAAATTCCGCCTGTTGAAGAAGCGCCTGCCCATTTTATCCGGATGAAAACATTCTATTTTATCATGCTTGTCTTCACCTTGATATTATGTACAGCAGGATTGACTATATTTGCTTTAACTTTCGGAGATGAAAAGGCTGTGGAAGTTAATTCCCCGGAACGCCGTGAATTCGAAAAGTTATATGCAGCCTACGATCAAGTACAGCAGGAATATTACGAAGAAGTAGACACCAATGTGCTGATCAACGGTGCCATCAACGGTATGGTTGAATCTTTGGGAGATCCATATTCTGATTATATGAATGAAGAAGAAGCAGCCCAGTTTACGCAAGGCATTTCATCCAGTTTCCAAGGAATCGGTGCAGAAATACAAGAGCGTAACGGCTTTATCAATATTGTGTCTCCGATAAAAAACTCTCCGGCTGAAAAAGCAGGATTAAAACCAGGCGACAAAATTCTCAAAGTCGATGGAGAAAGCATTCAAGGATTCAGTGCTACTGAAGCCGTTATGCTGATCCGCGGCGAAAAAGGAACCGAAGTGACGTTGACGATTCAGCGCGGCGAAATGGCTGAACCGCTGGAAGTCAAAATTACGCGCGATGAAATTCCGATTGAAACGGTGTATGCCGAAATGATTGGCGACGGAGTGGCGCATATCCAAATAACCAGCTTTTCTGAAAACACTTCAGATGAATTGCTGAAAGCGATCAGCGATATGGAAGCAAAAGGCATGAAAGCAATGGTGATGGATGTCCGTCAAAACCCGGGCGGCTTGCTGACAACGGCATTGGATATTTCCAACTTGTTCATTGAGGAAGGAAAAGAAATGTTCGAAGTCCAAGCCAAAGGTGAAGAACCGGAAATCTACATGTCTTCTCCGAGCACAAAAGTGAAAGTGCCTGTGACGTTATTGATTGATGGCGGCAGTGCTTCTGCATCCGAGATTTTAGCGGGAGCAATGAGTGAATCAGCCGATATCAAACTGGTTGGCGAAAAAACTTTTGGAAAAGGCACAGTACAGACAGCGAATGATCTGGCTGACGGTTCCAATTTAAAATTCACTACTGCTAAATGGCTGACGCCTGATGGCAATTGGATTCATGAAAAAGGAATTGTACCGGATGTTGAAGTGGCGTACCCGGAATACGCTTCATTGCCAGTATTGGATTCCTCACTTGAATTGAAAGACGGCACGATTTCTGAGCAAGTCAAAGTTGCAGAACAAATGCTGGTGGCGCTTGGCTATAAAGTAGGCAAAGTGGACGGCGTTTATGAAGAGGATATGACCGAAGCGGTTGAACAATTCCAGGAAGAACAGGAACTTGAAGCAACCGGCATCGTGACTGGAGATACGACATTCGCTATTATGAAAGCTTTGAGCGAAAAAATCGACAAAGAAGATCCTCAGCTTTTGGCAGCGAAAAAACTTGTAATGGAAGAAGCTGGAATCAAAGCTGAAACTTCTGAAGAATCATCTGAAGAAGAACCGAAAGAATAA
- the deoD gene encoding purine-nucleoside phosphorylase, with translation MSVHINAKKGDIADTILLPGDPLRAKYIAENFLEDAVLYNEVRNMFGYTGTYKGKRISVQGTGMGAPSISIYVTELMNEYDVQKLIRVGTCGSIHKDVKVRDVIIAQSASSDSKMNELIFGGIDYAPTANFDLLLKAYNAGLEKGLKLRVGNVFTEDVFYNDYAEHEKWAQYGILGLEMESAALYTLAAKYGRQALSILTVSDHLLTGEVTTSEERQTTFNDMIVVALEAAIQE, from the coding sequence ATGAGCGTTCATATTAATGCAAAAAAAGGCGATATCGCCGATACGATTTTACTTCCTGGAGATCCGCTCCGTGCGAAATACATTGCGGAAAACTTCCTAGAGGATGCTGTACTTTATAACGAAGTCCGCAACATGTTCGGCTATACAGGTACATACAAAGGGAAACGGATTTCTGTTCAAGGGACAGGAATGGGAGCACCTTCGATTTCTATCTATGTTACTGAATTAATGAATGAGTACGATGTACAAAAATTGATCCGCGTCGGTACTTGCGGTTCTATTCACAAAGATGTCAAAGTTCGTGACGTTATCATTGCACAAAGTGCTTCATCAGATTCGAAAATGAATGAACTTATTTTCGGCGGCATTGATTATGCACCAACGGCCAATTTTGATTTGTTGTTGAAAGCTTATAATGCAGGTTTGGAAAAAGGCTTGAAACTGCGCGTGGGCAATGTCTTTACAGAAGATGTTTTCTATAATGACTATGCAGAGCACGAAAAATGGGCTCAGTACGGAATTCTTGGGCTTGAAATGGAATCAGCAGCACTTTATACATTGGCTGCCAAATATGGCCGCCAGGCATTGTCTATCCTGACAGTGAGCGACCACTTGCTGACTGGAGAAGTGACAACTTCTGAAGAACGCCAGACAACGTTTAACGATATGATTGTTGTAGCATTAGAAGCAGCTATCCAAGAGTAA
- a CDS encoding YozE family protein, with protein sequence MRRSFYQFALKYRGKLHADDFSRFADAMFLDHSFPKNSEDFEKLSRYIEEKAHPIMKASTFDAMWEEYTKL encoded by the coding sequence ATGAGACGATCATTTTATCAATTTGCGTTAAAATATCGCGGGAAGCTTCATGCGGATGATTTCTCGCGTTTTGCCGACGCTATGTTTTTGGATCACAGCTTCCCGAAAAACTCGGAAGATTTCGAAAAACTGTCCAGATACATTGAAGAAAAAGCCCATCCCATCATGAAAGCTTCAACTTTTGATGCGATGTGGGAGGAATATACAAAGCTTTAA
- the msrB gene encoding peptide-methionine (R)-S-oxide reductase MsrB, which yields MKEELKAKLTPMQYHVTQENGTEPPFQGEYDQFFEEGIYVDIVSGKPLFSSKDKYDAHCGWPAFAKPLEGSEIKENFDTSHGMRRTEVRSATADSHLGHLFPDGPSSLGGMRYCINSAALRFVPKDQLDAEGYSEYKQLFE from the coding sequence ATGAAGGAAGAGTTAAAAGCGAAATTGACACCGATGCAATATCACGTTACACAGGAAAACGGCACAGAACCGCCGTTTCAAGGAGAATATGACCAGTTCTTTGAAGAAGGCATTTACGTAGACATTGTGTCCGGAAAACCATTATTCAGTTCAAAAGATAAATACGATGCACATTGCGGCTGGCCGGCTTTTGCCAAGCCGTTGGAAGGCAGCGAGATTAAAGAGAATTTTGACACGAGCCATGGCATGAGAAGAACAGAAGTGCGCAGCGCGACTGCGGATTCCCATTTAGGGCATCTGTTCCCGGATGGTCCGTCTTCTCTTGGCGGCATGCGTTATTGCATCAACTCCGCGGCGCTGCGTTTTGTTCCTAAAGACCAGCTGGATGCGGAAGGTTACTCCGAATACAAGCAGTTGTTTGAATAA
- the msrA gene encoding peptide-methionine (S)-S-oxide reductase MsrA, translating into MKTEKATFAGGCFWCMIKPFDSNDGIESVVSGYTGGHVPNPTYEQVCSETTGHYEAVQITFQPDVFPYEKLLEVFWTQIDPTDAGGQFFDRGQSYQTAIFYHSEEQRLAAEKSKQELESSGKFSKPVATKIIEAKPFYLAEDYHQDYYKKNPAHYNRYSIGSGRAGFIERNWGGQS; encoded by the coding sequence ATGAAGACAGAAAAAGCGACATTTGCGGGCGGCTGTTTTTGGTGTATGATCAAACCGTTCGATTCCAATGATGGAATTGAATCGGTAGTCAGCGGCTATACTGGCGGACACGTGCCAAATCCGACTTATGAACAAGTATGTTCTGAAACGACTGGCCATTACGAAGCGGTTCAGATCACGTTTCAGCCCGATGTTTTTCCATATGAAAAATTGCTGGAGGTTTTTTGGACACAAATCGATCCAACCGATGCAGGCGGCCAGTTTTTCGACCGCGGGCAGTCCTATCAGACCGCTATTTTCTATCATTCGGAAGAGCAGCGGTTAGCAGCTGAAAAATCAAAGCAGGAACTGGAGAGCTCAGGCAAGTTTTCAAAACCGGTTGCAACGAAAATAATTGAAGCCAAGCCATTTTATTTGGCAGAAGATTACCATCAGGACTATTATAAGAAAAACCCGGCTCACTACAACCGTTATTCAATCGGTTCTGGCAGAGCAGGATTTATCGAAAGAAATTGGGGTGGACAATCATGA
- a CDS encoding YpmS family protein: MKIWRLAFFVLLGLNLVAVLAFFIFITTPAKGHSLASANTVQELDGNSVVLNVTKSDFEGIANTYIQQAMADSPIPLTLAVNGDVSLSTEFEVFSVALPILLRFDPFVQEDGNLLLIQKSVEVGMLDIPPESALKLLEDSVDLPKFMEVNPTEEQVLLKLTDIPLDDGISVQATSFNLKEDDIRLRVTIQQ, translated from the coding sequence TTGAAAATATGGCGCTTGGCATTTTTTGTGCTGCTGGGACTAAACCTTGTCGCCGTTTTGGCATTTTTCATCTTTATTACCACTCCAGCGAAAGGCCATTCCTTGGCAAGTGCAAACACGGTACAAGAATTGGACGGCAATTCAGTTGTACTGAATGTAACTAAATCGGATTTTGAAGGCATAGCGAACACCTATATCCAGCAAGCGATGGCCGACTCGCCGATTCCATTGACTTTGGCGGTAAATGGCGATGTCAGCTTGTCCACAGAGTTTGAGGTGTTTTCAGTCGCTTTGCCAATCCTGCTGAGGTTTGATCCATTTGTCCAGGAAGACGGCAATTTATTGCTGATCCAAAAATCAGTGGAAGTTGGTATGCTGGATATTCCACCTGAATCTGCGTTAAAATTGTTAGAGGATTCGGTAGATCTTCCTAAATTTATGGAAGTTAATCCAACAGAAGAACAAGTATTGTTAAAACTGACTGATATTCCGTTGGACGATGGCATATCGGTTCAGGCGACTTCATTTAATTTAAAAGAAGATGATATTCGGTTGCGCGTTACCATTCAGCAATAA